A region of Methanomicrobium sp. W14 DNA encodes the following proteins:
- a CDS encoding multidrug effflux MFS transporter, with translation MSTEKKTNHAYGSSQKFLGDKGILGLIVLLSAFVPLSTDLYLPALPGMADYFNAPVSIVNLTLILFFIFFSMGMLFWGPLSDKYGRKPVLLTGLVIYIAASCACALSWDIWHLVLFRVLQAVGGSAASAVATAMVKDVYEGRKRESALAVVQSMVVLSPALAPVIGAFMLPYTSWPGLFWTLAAIGGISLFGSLLLEETNKKRYTGSIAGSFGRLAVVLKNPGFTSLLLVFSLVSTASLAFIADSSYIFVDDFGLSEKMYSFYFAINALFLIAGPFLYIRLSKTYSRLSIITLSFIVMIASGALVSIIGNFSPLLFTLALIPSSLMGSCVRPSGTYLMLEQQKEDTGSASSLINCSGLIFGSLGMTLVSISGENLVLSIGIINMAVGLVCLTGWTIIGRMNIVKKSPDFS, from the coding sequence ATGAGTACTGAAAAAAAGACTAATCATGCATATGGATCTTCGCAGAAATTTCTTGGAGACAAAGGGATTCTGGGCTTAATAGTTCTTTTATCGGCTTTCGTCCCGCTTTCAACCGACCTCTACCTTCCTGCGCTTCCGGGAATGGCTGACTATTTTAACGCCCCGGTTTCGATTGTAAACCTTACTCTGATACTGTTTTTCATCTTTTTCAGTATGGGTATGCTTTTCTGGGGGCCTTTAAGCGACAAATACGGCCGGAAACCCGTTTTACTTACAGGTCTTGTTATATACATAGCTGCAAGCTGTGCATGTGCACTTTCATGGGACATATGGCACCTTGTCCTTTTCCGTGTCCTTCAGGCAGTCGGGGGCAGTGCGGCGTCGGCTGTTGCAACAGCGATGGTAAAGGACGTCTACGAGGGGAGAAAGCGCGAATCAGCTCTTGCAGTCGTCCAGTCGATGGTGGTTTTATCCCCTGCCCTTGCTCCTGTTATAGGGGCTTTTATGCTCCCGTATACGTCATGGCCCGGTCTTTTCTGGACACTCGCAGCAATCGGGGGAATATCTCTTTTCGGAAGTCTTCTTCTTGAAGAGACGAATAAGAAGAGGTATACCGGAAGTATAGCAGGTTCTTTCGGCCGCCTTGCCGTAGTCCTTAAAAATCCAGGATTTACATCTCTTCTCCTGGTATTCTCGCTTGTAAGCACTGCTTCACTTGCGTTCATCGCCGATTCGTCATATATATTCGTGGACGACTTCGGCCTTTCTGAGAAAATGTACAGCTTTTATTTTGCGATAAATGCACTGTTCCTTATTGCAGGACCTTTCCTTTATATCAGGCTTTCAAAAACCTACAGCAGGCTGTCAATTATAACACTTTCATTTATAGTGATGATAGCAAGCGGGGCCCTTGTGAGCATTATCGGAAACTTCAGTCCGCTTTTATTTACGCTTGCGCTTATACCGTCTTCACTTATGGGGAGCTGCGTGAGGCCTTCAGGGACTTATCTTATGCTCGAACAGCAGAAAGAAGATACAGGTTCTGCTTCTTCTCTTATCAACTGTTCCGGTCTCATATTTGGAAGTCTGGGAATGACTCTTGTCTCGATAAGCGGTGAAAACCTTGTTCTGAGTATAGGAATTATCAACATGGCGGTAGGGCTTGTCTGTCTTACGGGCTGGACTATTATAGGAAGAATGAATATTGTGAAAAAATCTCCTGACTTCTCCTGA